The Novosphingobium resinovorum nucleotide sequence CGCGCGGCCGCACGCTCGAGGAGATGGCGGCTTGATCGAGCTGCGTTCGGGCAGCAGCGAAGCCACGCTGCTGCCCCATCTCGGCGGGTCGATCGGTTCCTTCGCGGTCGGGGGCAAGCACATCCTGCGCCCGACCCCGGCGGACGCCGCGAGCCCGCTGGACGCCGCCTGCTTTCCGCTGGTGCCTTACGCCAACCGCATCGCGGACGGGCGCTTCTCCTTCGCGGCAAAGGACTATGCCCTCCCCCGCAACGTTGCGGGCTTCGAGCATCCGATCCACGGTCTCGGCTGGATCATGCCGTGGATGGTTAAAGACGAGCAGGCCGACCACGCCGCCCTCGCTTGCATGCATTCCGCCGACGCGCACTGGCCGTGGGACTGGTCCGCCACGCAGAGTTTCGTGCTGGAAGACGGCGCGCTCCATGTGACGCTGGAGGTAGTCAACCGGTCCGACCGCGCGATGCCCTGCGGCCTCGGCCAGCACCCCTACTTCGTGCGCGAACCGGGCGGCCGGCTGCAGTTCGCCGCAGAGGGCGTATGGATCAACAATGCCGGCATGATCCCCGAACACCCTGCTCCGGCCGACCACTTCGGCAACTTCGCGCAGGGCGCCGTGCCACGGGCAGACACCCTGACCGACAACTGCTGGTTCGGCTGGAACGGCACCGCCGCATGGCAAGGCGTCGAACTCCGGTCAGACGACGCGCGGTTCGTCCATGTCTTCGCCCCGCCTGGTGAGGATTTCGTCTGCATCGAACCTACCAGCCAGATGCCCGATGCGTTCAACCGTCGCGACAATGCAGGCACCGCCGTCCTCGAACCGGGCCAGAGCGCAGGTCTGGGCATGGTCATCCGCGCTGCTCCGAATTGACCAGCTCGAATTGACCGGCTCATGCTCGCCCGGCACGTAATCGCTGGCGGCGTTGCAGGAAAATTGTAATAGGCTGAACATGTAAGCGGCGGGATTCCGTAGCGACCCGGTCCGCCGCACGGGGGATCAGGCCAGCGTGACAGATCAGGATACGACCCAGGACAAACCCACAGACCGCGCCAGCCCCCGGCTGCGGCGGCGCACCGCGCGGCGATCCCGCGCCACCGTCACCATCGCCGACGTGGCCGAGCGGGCCGAAGTCTCGCTGATGACGGTCTCGCGCGTGATGAACGACAAGGGCAACGTCAAGGAAGACACCCGCGTCCGCGTGCTCAAGGCGATCGAAGAACTCAACTACTCGCCCAGCGCCGCCGCCCGCAACCTTGCCGCCGCTGCGGAGGTCCGCATCGGCCTGCTCTACGCCAACCCCAGCGCCGGCTATATCAACGAGTTTTTGGTCGGCAGTCTCGATCAGGCGAACCGGTCGAACGCGCAGCTCCTCGTCCAGCTCTGCGACAACGAGGACGAAGTGCTCACCATCGTGCGCCGACTGGTCGGCAACGGCATCGACGGCGTCGTTTTGCCGCCGCCGCTGTGCGACAGCACGGCGATCCTCGACCTGCTGCTGGAATGCGGCACGCCGACGGTGATCGTGGCATCGGGCAAGCCGTCAAAGAACCTGTCCTCGGTCAACATCGACGACCTGGGCGCGGCCGAGGCGATGACGCGCCACCTCGTCGCGCTGGGCCACCGACGGATCGGCTTCATCAAGGGCAACCCCAACCAGAGCGCCGGGGCGCGGCGCCTCCAGGGATTCCAGGCAGCGCTGAGCGACAACGGCATCGCGATCGACGAGGAGTTGGTCCTGCCTGGCCTGTTCACTTATCGCTCGGGCCTTGAGGCGGCGCACCGCCTGCTGGAACGCGATGAGCCGCCGACGGCGATCTTCGCCAGCAACGACGACATGGCGGCGGCAACCGTCTCGGTCGCGCATCGGCTGGGCTTCGACGTGCCCGGCGACGTCACCGTGGTCGGCTTCGACGATGCCCCGCAGGCGACTTTCACCTGGCCTGAACTGACCACGATCCGCCAGCCCATCGCTGAGATGTCGCGCATGGCGGTGCAACTGCTGGTCGAGGAAATCCGGGGCCGCCGCGAGGAACGCGCCTTCACGCCCTCGCACGTGCAGATGCCCTTCGAGTTCATCCAGCGCGAGTCCGACGCGGCGCCGCATCAGGGGTGAACGAGGGCCTGCGTCGCCCGGGATGGCACGGAGGCATCACCACCCCTCGTCATTGCGAGCGCAGGGCAGCAATCCAGGGCAGCCTTACACCGCTCTGGATTGCTGCGCTGCGCTCGCAATGACGATCCGAGGCGGGTGAACGCCGGCCCCGCCGCGTCGCGCGGGCGGGGCCGGCCTCACGTCAATGCCCCGGAGCGTAGGGAAAGCGCTGGGCCTTGTACCACGCCAGATCGTGCTCGGGCGCAAGGCTGCCCTCCGGCAGAGACAAGCCGTTGACCGACATCCAGTAGACCAGGCTCGCATCGCGCCACCAGCGCGCTTCGTTGTGCTGGATGGCGAGGTAGGTCGCGGTCTTGGACCAGCGCTCGGCGTCCACCTTGTCCTTCACGCCGTCCCACTGCCTCTGCATGTGCGCCACCGTGGCGACGCCGCGATCGTAACGGACGACCATCTCCTGCCACAGCGTGCGGCCGGACTTCATCTTCCAGTCCCACGCCAGGTGATGGAACCACAGCAGTTCGGTTTCCGGCGTCGTGCGCGGATCGGCGAGCATGCGCGCGACCGGCGGCGCATACTGGGCCACGGCATTGCTGCCGGTGCGCGTACGGTCGAAGCCGATGCCGCTGCGGTCGGCCTTATGGTAGTAGATCGGGTTCCACTCGGGCCGGGCGAGGTCGTTCACCCATGGCCCCGGCCCGTAGTGGTGGCCGGTGTCCATCAGGTGCGCGAGCCCGAACGGGCCGGTGTAGTCGACCACCGCCTCACGCGATTCCATCATCATCGAGACGGCGGTGTCGACCACGCGCGGATCGTCGCCGAACGTCTGGCGCGCCCATTCGCGGGCGAGCGCCTCGGCCGACAGCGTCGGATCCCAGGCGAGGCGGCCGAAGGCATACCAGTTGGCCTGGTTGAACGTCGAACCCGACCAGTCGCGATCGCGTCCGATATTGGCAACGCCCGCCATGCCGGTGAGGTCATGGCCCTCCAGCGCGCCATCGACGACTTTCGCCACCGTCGATCCCTTGCCCTTGGCCCGCGTATCTGCCTCCAGCACTTCCTCGAACAGCGGGCCGAGGTAGGCGAGGTGCGTCGCGAAGCCGAGGTATTCCTTGGTGATCTGCAGTTCCAGCATCATCGGCGTCTTCGGCATCGCGCCGAACAGCGGGTGGAACGGCTCGCGCGGCTGGAAATCGATCGCGCCGTTCTTCACCTGCACCAGCACGTTGTCGGCGAACTTGCCGTCGAGCGGCTTGAACTCGCTATAGGCCTGCTTGGCGCGGTCGTCGGGATCGGTCTCGGCGTAGACGAAGGCGCGCCACATCACCACGCCGCCATGCGGCGCGACGGCGGCGGCGAGCATGTTGGCGCCCTCGGCATGGGTACGGTGGTAGTCGCGCGGGCCGGGCTGGCCCTCGCTGTTCGCCTTGACGAGGAAGCCACCGAAGTCGGGGATCGCGCGATAGATCTCGTCCGACTTGGCCTTCCACCAGGCCTGCACCTGCGGATCGAGCGGGTCGGCGGTCTTCAGCCCGCCCAGTTCGATCGGCGCCGAGAAGCGCGCGGAGAGGTAGACCTTGATACCCCAGGGCCGCAGCACGTCGGCCAGCGCGGCGGCCTTGGCGATGTAGGCGGCGCTCAAGGTGTCGGGGCTGGCGTTGACGTTGTTGAGCACCGTCCCGTTGATGCCGAGCGCGGCATTGGCGCGGGCATAGTCGGTGTAGCGCGGATCCTTGAAGTCCGGCAGCGTCCACCAGTCCCACAGCGATTGCCCCGCATAGCCACGCTCCACGCTGCCATCGAGGTTGTCCCAGTGGTTGAGCACGCGCAGCCTGACCTTCGGCGTGGAGGTGAGGTCGAGCTTCGCCAGATCGCCGCCGGTCTTCTGCGCACGGATCGCCGCGAAGGCGCCGTAAAGCACCCCGGTATCGGAATTGCCGGTGACCAGCAGCGAAGGGCGCCCGGCGACCGTGGCAGCGCACACGAGGTAGCCCTCGGCACCAAGCATGGCGGTAGGCAGGCCCAGCGCAGCCAGTTCCGGGGCGTCCGCGCGGGCCAGCACGACCGGCAGCGGTGCGGCGGTCAGGTCGCGGCGCAGCTCGGCGGCTGCCAGTTGCAACGTCTGCGAATCCCCGATCACCGTCACCTCGGCTGCGGCAGCGCCCTTATCCGCAGGGGCAAGCCACAAGTCGTAGCCGTCGTTCGCCAGCGCCGTGCCCGGCAGCGCGCCGATCGCCAGCACCGACCCCGCCAGCAGGCATGCGCTCCACGCGCCGATCCGCGAAATTCGCCTCTCCATCCCGAGCATCCCTCAAATTTGCCTGTCCAAGCTGGTTGACAAGCCTTGCCGTTGTTGTGAAAGATAGCGCTATCACAAAAACACCGACGCAAGCAACGCTGTTTGGCGAATCGGTGCAACGCCAGCCGGAACAGGCATTTGGGAGTACCGGGAATTGGGATGCTGTCACGCATTTGATCGTCGTCTTGCGGCTGCATGCCTGCCGTGCGCCGGGGTTGTCGCATGAGCCTGCGCCCGGCTGAATCGCGTTTCGCCGTATCGCGCCGCGTCCTTCTCGGCTGGGGTGGCGGCGCCTCGATGCTGGCCTTCCTGCCCGTCGCCGCGCGTGCCGCCGGGCCGGTCTACAAGGACGCCCGCGCACCGGTGGACTTGCGCGTCGCCGACCTGATGAGCCGCATGACGCTGGACGAGAAGGTCGCCCAGATCATCACCCTGTCCACCCGCAAGCGCGACGTGATGGACGAGGACCGCGCCTTCGATCCGGCCCGCGCCACCATCGCCTATCCCCACGGTATCGGCCAGATCGCCCGTCCCTCCGACCGGGGCGGCGCGGCGACCGCGAACAACACCGGCACCGACGTCACCGGCCGCTGGCGGAGGCCCGCCGAGACGATCGCCTTCGTCAATGCCACCCAGAAATGGGCGCGCGCGACCGGCCTTGGCATCCCGGTAATGTTCCATGAGGAATCGCTCCACGGCTACATGGCGCCCGAGGCGACCAGCTTCCCGCAGGCGATCGCCATGGCGGGCAGCTTCGACCCCGAACTGGTCGAGCGCGTGCAGTCGGTGATCGGCCGCGAGGTTCGCGCCCACGGCTCGACGCTGGCGCTCTCCCCGGTGGTTGACATCGCCCGCGACCCGCGCTGGGGCCGCATCGAGGAAACCTTCGGCGAAGACCCGTACTTGTGCGGCGAAATGGGCGTCGCCGCCGTGCGCGGGCTGCAGGGCCCCGGCAAGGAACTGCCCGAGGGCAAGGTCTTCGCCACGCTCAAGCACATGACCGGCCACGGCCAGCCTGAAGCTGGCAACAACGTCGCCCCGGCCCCGCTCGGCAAGCGCGAACTGTACGACAGCTTCTTCCCGCCGTTCCGCGAAGTGGTGCGCCGCACCGGCATCGCCGCCGTCATGCCATCCTACAACGAGATCGACGGCATCCCCAGCCACGCCAACCGCTGGCTGCTGAACGACGTGCTGCGCGGCGAATGGGGCTTCGACGGCGCCATCGTCAGCGACTATGCCGCGATCCCCGAACTCGCGACGTTCCACCACCTCGCCGCCGACCTTGAGGGCGCCGCGCGGCTCGCGCTGCATGCGGGCGTCGATACCGACCTGCCCGATGGCGAGGCCTATCGCACGCTCGCCGATCAGGTCCGCAAGGGGCTGGTGCCGATCTCGGTCGTCGATGCCGCATGCCGCCGCATGCTGACGCTCAAGTTCCGCGCCGGAATGTTCGAGGCGGGACCGATCGACCCCAAGGCTTCGGCAAAACTCACCGCCAATGCCGAGGCGCGCGCGCTGGCTCTTGAGGCAGCACGCAAGTCGATCTGCCTGCTCAAGAATGGCGGCGTACTTCCGCTCACCCCCGGCGCACACAAGCGCGTCGCGGTGATCGGCCCCAACGCCAACGTCACGCGCCTCGGCGGCTATTCGTCCGAGCCGCGCTCCAGTGTGAACCTCGTCGAGGGCATCACGGCCCGCCTCAAGGGCAAGGCCGAAGTCGTCTTCGCCCAGGGCGTGTTCATAACGCAAAGCGAGGACCGCTCCGCCAACGAAGTGCTGCTGGCCGATCCCGCGAAGAACCGCGCGCTGATCGCCGAGGCGGTCGAAACAGCCAAGGCCAGCGACGTGGTGATCCTCGCCATCGGCGACACCGAGCAGACCAGCCGCGAAGGCTATGCCAAGAATCACCTCGGCGACCGCACCGACCTCGACCTCCTGGGCGAACAGAACGCGCTGTTCACAGCACTCAAGGCCACCGGCAAGCCGGTGATCGTCGTCGCGCTCAACGGCCGCCCGCCCTCGTGGCCGACCGTGGCAGAGCAGGCCGATGCGATCCTCGAATGCTGGTATCTGGGCCAGGAAGGCGGCACCGCCATGGCCGAAGCGCTGTTCGGCGACGTCAACCCCGGTGCCAAGCTGCCCGTCACCGTAGTCAAGGACGTGGGCCAGGTGCCGTTCTTCTACAACCACAAGCCATCGGCCAAGCGCGGCTATCTGTTCTCCGACACCGCGCCGCTCTACCCGTTCGGCTTCGGCCTCAGCTACACCAGTTTCGCGTTCGGCGCCCCTGCCCTCTCGGCCCCGCGAATCGCGGCGGCGGGCACCGTCACCGTCGCGGTCGAAGTGGCCAACACCGGCGCGCGCGAAGGCGACGAAGTGTTGCAACTCTACGTCCACGACCGCGAGGCGAGCGTTACCCGCCCGGTCATGGAACTGCGCGGCTTCCGCCGCGTCACGCTCAAGCCCGGTGAGACCCGCAAGGTGGAATTCACCCTCGGCCCCGACGACTTCAGCCTCTGGAACGAGGACATGCGCGAAGTCGTCGAGCCCGGGCTTTTCGACATCATGGTCGGCAACAGCAGCGCCGCCCTGAAGACCGCAACCCTCGAAATCGCCTGAGGACCATCATGCCCAAGATCGTAGACGCCAAGGTCATCGTGACCTGCCCCGGCCGCAACTTCGTCACCCTCAAGATCACCTGCGACGACGGCACCACCGGCGTCGGTGACGCCACTCTCAACGGCCGCGAACTGTCGGTCGCCAGCTACCTGACCGACCACGTCGTCCCCTGCCTGATCGGCCGCGACGCGCACCGCATCGAGGACGTCTGGCAGTATCTCTATAAGGGTGCCTACTGGCGCCGCGGCCCGGTGACGATGACCGCGATCGCCGCCGTCGACATGGCGCTGTGGGACATCAAGGGCAAGATCGCAGGGCTCCCGGTCTACCAGCTGCTCGGCGGCGCCAGCCGCGAGGGCGTGATGGTCTATGGCCACGCCAACGGCACCTCGATCGAGGATACGATCAATGTCGCGCTCGACTATCAGGCGCAGGGCTACAAGGCGATCCGCCTGCAGTGCGGCGTTCCCGGCA carries:
- a CDS encoding aldose 1-epimerase, coding for MIELRSGSSEATLLPHLGGSIGSFAVGGKHILRPTPADAASPLDAACFPLVPYANRIADGRFSFAAKDYALPRNVAGFEHPIHGLGWIMPWMVKDEQADHAALACMHSADAHWPWDWSATQSFVLEDGALHVTLEVVNRSDRAMPCGLGQHPYFVREPGGRLQFAAEGVWINNAGMIPEHPAPADHFGNFAQGAVPRADTLTDNCWFGWNGTAAWQGVELRSDDARFVHVFAPPGEDFVCIEPTSQMPDAFNRRDNAGTAVLEPGQSAGLGMVIRAAPN
- a CDS encoding LacI family DNA-binding transcriptional regulator, whose protein sequence is MRRRTARRSRATVTIADVAERAEVSLMTVSRVMNDKGNVKEDTRVRVLKAIEELNYSPSAAARNLAAAAEVRIGLLYANPSAGYINEFLVGSLDQANRSNAQLLVQLCDNEDEVLTIVRRLVGNGIDGVVLPPPLCDSTAILDLLLECGTPTVIVASGKPSKNLSSVNIDDLGAAEAMTRHLVALGHRRIGFIKGNPNQSAGARRLQGFQAALSDNGIAIDEELVLPGLFTYRSGLEAAHRLLERDEPPTAIFASNDDMAAATVSVAHRLGFDVPGDVTVVGFDDAPQATFTWPELTTIRQPIAEMSRMAVQLLVEEIRGRREERAFTPSHVQMPFEFIQRESDAAPHQG
- a CDS encoding glycoside hydrolase family 3 N-terminal domain-containing protein, giving the protein MLAFLPVAARAAGPVYKDARAPVDLRVADLMSRMTLDEKVAQIITLSTRKRDVMDEDRAFDPARATIAYPHGIGQIARPSDRGGAATANNTGTDVTGRWRRPAETIAFVNATQKWARATGLGIPVMFHEESLHGYMAPEATSFPQAIAMAGSFDPELVERVQSVIGREVRAHGSTLALSPVVDIARDPRWGRIEETFGEDPYLCGEMGVAAVRGLQGPGKELPEGKVFATLKHMTGHGQPEAGNNVAPAPLGKRELYDSFFPPFREVVRRTGIAAVMPSYNEIDGIPSHANRWLLNDVLRGEWGFDGAIVSDYAAIPELATFHHLAADLEGAARLALHAGVDTDLPDGEAYRTLADQVRKGLVPISVVDAACRRMLTLKFRAGMFEAGPIDPKASAKLTANAEARALALEAARKSICLLKNGGVLPLTPGAHKRVAVIGPNANVTRLGGYSSEPRSSVNLVEGITARLKGKAEVVFAQGVFITQSEDRSANEVLLADPAKNRALIAEAVETAKASDVVILAIGDTEQTSREGYAKNHLGDRTDLDLLGEQNALFTALKATGKPVIVVALNGRPPSWPTVAEQADAILECWYLGQEGGTAMAEALFGDVNPGAKLPVTVVKDVGQVPFFYNHKPSAKRGYLFSDTAPLYPFGFGLSYTSFAFGAPALSAPRIAAAGTVTVAVEVANTGAREGDEVLQLYVHDREASVTRPVMELRGFRRVTLKPGETRKVEFTLGPDDFSLWNEDMREVVEPGLFDIMVGNSSAALKTATLEIA
- a CDS encoding alpha-glucuronidase family glycosyl hydrolase, producing the protein MERRISRIGAWSACLLAGSVLAIGALPGTALANDGYDLWLAPADKGAAAAEVTVIGDSQTLQLAAAELRRDLTAAPLPVVLARADAPELAALGLPTAMLGAEGYLVCAATVAGRPSLLVTGNSDTGVLYGAFAAIRAQKTGGDLAKLDLTSTPKVRLRVLNHWDNLDGSVERGYAGQSLWDWWTLPDFKDPRYTDYARANAALGINGTVLNNVNASPDTLSAAYIAKAAALADVLRPWGIKVYLSARFSAPIELGGLKTADPLDPQVQAWWKAKSDEIYRAIPDFGGFLVKANSEGQPGPRDYHRTHAEGANMLAAAVAPHGGVVMWRAFVYAETDPDDRAKQAYSEFKPLDGKFADNVLVQVKNGAIDFQPREPFHPLFGAMPKTPMMLELQITKEYLGFATHLAYLGPLFEEVLEADTRAKGKGSTVAKVVDGALEGHDLTGMAGVANIGRDRDWSGSTFNQANWYAFGRLAWDPTLSAEALAREWARQTFGDDPRVVDTAVSMMMESREAVVDYTGPFGLAHLMDTGHHYGPGPWVNDLARPEWNPIYYHKADRSGIGFDRTRTGSNAVAQYAPPVARMLADPRTTPETELLWFHHLAWDWKMKSGRTLWQEMVVRYDRGVATVAHMQRQWDGVKDKVDAERWSKTATYLAIQHNEARWWRDASLVYWMSVNGLSLPEGSLAPEHDLAWYKAQRFPYAPGH